The following proteins come from a genomic window of Panthera leo isolate Ple1 chromosome E2, P.leo_Ple1_pat1.1, whole genome shotgun sequence:
- the LOC122208294 gene encoding cytochrome P450 2A13, which produces MEMMNLWYKGKPPQRSVTPTAIMLASGLLLVALLTCLTIMVLMSAWRQRKLRGNLPPGPTPLPFIGNYLQLNTQQMYNSLMKISERYGPVFTVHLGPRRIVVLCGHEAVKEALVDQAEEFGGRGEQATFHWLFKGYGVAFSNGERAKQLRRFSITTLRDFGVGKRGIEERIQEEVGFLIEALRDTHGAFIDPTFFLSRTVSNVISSIVFGDRFDYENKEFLSLLRMMLGSFQFIATSMGQLYEMFYSVMKYLPGPQQQAFKDLKGLEDFIAKKVEQNQRTLDPNSPRDFIDSFLIRMQEEQNNPDTEFYLKNLVVTTLNLFFAGTETVSTTLRYGFLLLMKHPDVEAKIHEEIDQVIGKNRQPKFEDRAKMPYTEAVIHEIQRFGDMIPMGLARRVTKDTKFREFFLPKGTEVFPMLGSVLRDPKFFSHPRDFHPQHFLDEKGQFKKSDAFVPFSIGKRYCFGEGLARMELFLFLTTILQNFCLKSPQLPQDIDVSPKLVGFATIPRNYTMSFQPR; this is translated from the exons ATGGAAATGATGAACTTA TGGTATAAAGGCAAACCACCCCAGCGATCTGTCACTCCCACTGCCATCATGCTGGCCTCAGGGCTCCTTCTGGTGGCTTTGCTCACCTGCCTGACAATAATGGTCTTGATGTCtgcctggaggcagaggaagcTCCGGGGGAATCTCCCTCCAGGACCCACCCCATTGCCCTTCATCGGGAATTACCTGCAGCTGAACACACAGCAAATGTACAACTCTCTCATGAAG ATCAGCGAGCGCTATGGCCCCGTGTTCACGGTCCACCTGGGGCCGCGGCGCATTGTGGTGCTGTGTGGACACGAGGCCGTGAAGGAGGCGCTGGTGGACCAGGCTGAGGAATTCGGCGGGCGAGGAGAGCAGGCCACCTTCCACTGGCTCTTCAAAGGCTATG gtgtgGCGTTCAGCAATGGCGAACGAGCCAAGCAGCTCCGGCGCTTCTCCATCACCACGCTGCGGGACTTTGGTGTGGGCAAGCGCGGCATCGAGGAGCGCATCCAGGAGGAAGTGGGCTTCCTCATCGAGGCCCTCCGGGACACGCATG GCGCCTTCATTGATCCCACCTTCTTCCTGAGCCGGACAGTGTCCAATGTTATCAGCTCCATTGTCTTTGGGGACCGCTTTGACTATGAGAACAAAGAGTTCCTGTCACTGCTGCGTATGATGCTGGGAAGCTTCCAGTTCATAGCTACATCTATGGGTCAG CTCTATGAGATGTTTTATTCAGTGATGAAATACCTGCCAGGACCACAGCAACAGGCATTTAAGGATCTGAAAGGTCTGGAGGACTTCATAGCCAAGAAGGTGGAGCAGAACCAACGCACGCTAGATCCCAACTCCCCGCGGGACTTCATCGACTCCTTCCTCATCCGCATGCAGGAG GAGCAGAACAACCCCGACACAGAGTTCTACTTGAAGAACCTGGTGGTGACCACACTGAACCTCTTCTTTGCGGGCACTGAGACAGTCAGCACGACCCTGCGGTATGGCTTCCTGCTGCTCATGAAGCACCCAGATGTGGAGG ccaaAATCCATGAGGAGATTGACCAGGTGATTGGCAAGAACCGGCAGCCCAAGTTTGAGGACAGGGCCAAGATGCCCTACACAGAGGCGGTGATCCATGAGATCCAAAGATTTGGAGACATGATCCCCATGGGACTGGCCCGCAGAGTCACCAAGGACACCAAGTTTCGGGAGTTCTTCCTCCCCAAG GGCACTGAAGTGTTccctatgctgggctctgtgctgagagaccCCAAGTTCTTTTCCCACCCCCGAGACTTCCACCCCCAGCACTTCCTGGATGAGAAGGGCCAGTTTAAGAAGAGTGATGCTTTTGTGCCCTTCTCCATCG GAAAGCGGTACTGTTTCGGAGAAGGTCTGGCTAGAATGgagctctttctcttcctcaccaCCATCTTGCAGAACTTCTGCCTCAAGTCCCCTCAGCTGCCCCAAGACATTGACGTGTCCCCCAAACTTGTGGGCTTTGCCACTATCCCACGAAATTACACCATGAGCTTCCAGCCCCGCTGA